One region of Paenibacillus polymyxa M1 genomic DNA includes:
- a CDS encoding ABC transporter substrate-binding protein — MINKNSTINKKPTRQYTSLICLFSLMGALLLGCGASDNNQTANSNTTASTKTSETATTRSYTDYKGHTVDIPTTPGRIAYFGENYGDLLVLGVQAVGTSTSMIEGKIYEKKVQNVSDLGFPIDLEKTLALQPDLIITADTDEKQYAALSKIAPTIMFDTFAPLNERLVHLGDIVNKKKTAEDWLAQYKIKEAEMWSKLQAKGVKPGETASVFTYYPGDRLFVMARTGLSQILYEKNGLKPTPLIQKALDEDKGFVQLSQEVIGQYAGDRIFILNSPSSEARQSTEQLMKSKLWLQLPAVKQGHVYMQDIGKTESDASTREWLLEELPKLIK, encoded by the coding sequence ATGATCAACAAGAACTCTACGATTAACAAAAAACCTACTCGACAATACACTTCTCTGATCTGTCTATTCTCTCTTATGGGGGCATTGCTGCTGGGGTGCGGCGCATCAGACAACAATCAGACTGCAAACAGCAACACAACAGCATCAACAAAAACATCGGAAACAGCCACAACTCGCTCCTACACAGACTATAAGGGACATACAGTAGACATTCCCACGACTCCTGGGCGCATTGCTTACTTCGGAGAAAACTATGGGGATCTATTGGTTTTAGGCGTACAGGCTGTTGGTACATCGACTTCTATGATCGAGGGAAAGATATATGAAAAAAAAGTTCAGAATGTATCGGACCTAGGATTTCCCATTGATTTAGAAAAAACATTGGCTCTACAACCAGACCTAATCATCACCGCCGATACGGACGAAAAACAATACGCAGCGTTATCAAAAATTGCACCTACAATTATGTTCGATACCTTTGCTCCGCTGAACGAGCGTTTGGTACATCTCGGAGACATTGTGAACAAGAAAAAGACTGCTGAAGACTGGCTTGCCCAATATAAAATCAAGGAAGCAGAGATGTGGAGCAAACTTCAGGCGAAAGGTGTAAAACCGGGTGAAACAGCTTCGGTCTTTACCTACTATCCTGGTGACCGTTTGTTCGTCATGGCACGGACAGGCTTGTCGCAAATACTGTATGAAAAAAATGGTCTCAAGCCTACTCCTCTTATTCAGAAAGCACTGGATGAGGACAAAGGATTCGTGCAATTATCACAGGAAGTAATCGGACAATACGCTGGAGATCGGATTTTCATACTGAACAGTCCAAGCTCAGAAGCCCGCCAATCTACCGAACAGTTAATGAAAAGCAAGCTGTGGCTTCAGCTCCCTGCTGTCAAGCAGGGACATGTGTACATGCAGGACATTGGCAAAACCGAAAGTGATGCTTCTACTCGAGAATGGCTGCTGGAGGAATTGCCCAAGCTCATAAAATAA